Proteins from a single region of Oryza brachyantha chromosome 6, ObraRS2, whole genome shotgun sequence:
- the LOC121054730 gene encoding uncharacterized protein LOC121054730, translating into MDSHAGPWSDLPADVLITILETLDIGDLVHAGAVCQWWNASSSYVRGQHHLLSRPRTPCLLYTTADTGDDPNVARLYSLTDHRYYTVPLPGPHVHRRWLGASHGWLATTDDDAALHLVNPVTGQQINNLPPVTTIETVRRLFDDDGAVVSGWYVVYPSNWTLRVDPLVNPPMTMTARELSEYLYLRVFLSSNPSDGGDCIVVLLHRPQGQISFARLGDPHWTWIRTPTGNLLYVDVAFRADGRKLYGMRRDGTIHEFDLNGEPALERATILPAQECAMWHTNYLVDAPWLGGDGWLLVCRYMRAANLQVYMAWRADRSVPYDGVWNTHLIKVYRVDSAMGTVAEIKDLGGHHALFLGCNNSIGLTVVDCPGILPNHIYYTDNEEDYALNKPECARDIGVYNMEDGSFHQVQPPSSWLDWPLPVWIIPSFNLAVQHTRTGQLAIVA; encoded by the coding sequence ATGGACAGCCATGCCGGCCCCTGGTCGGACTTGCCGGCGGACGTCCTGATCACAATTCTCGAGACGCTAGACATCGGCGACCTCGtccacgccggcgccgtgtGCCAGTGGTGGAACGCCTCGTCGTCGTACGTCCGCGGCCAgcaccacctcctctcccgccCTCGGACTCCCTGCCTGCTCTACACCACCGCGGATACCGGCGACGACCCCAACGTCGCCAGGCTCTACAGCCTCACCGATCACCGGTACTACACCGTGCCGCTCCCGGGGCCCCATGTCCACCGCCGGTGGCTCGGCGCCTCCCACGGCTGGCTCGCcaccaccgacgacgacgcggcgctCCACCTCGTTAACCCTGTCACCGGTCAGCAGATCAACAACCTTCCCCCGGTCACCACCATCGAGACGGTGAGGCGACTCttcgacgacgatggcgccgTCGTCTCGGGCTGGTACGTGGTTTACCCATCCAACTGGACGCTGCGGGTGGACCCGCTGGTCAACCCACCCATGACAATGACCGCGCGTGAGCTATCGGAGTACCTCTACCTCCGtgtcttcctctcctccaacCCGTCCGATGGCGGCGACTGCATTGTCGTGCTCCTCCACCGTCCCCAGGGCCAGATCTCGTTCGCGAGGCTAGGCGACCCGCACTGGACGTGGATACGTACGCCAACCGGAAACCTGCTATATGTTGATGTCGCCTTCAGAGCCGACGGCCGGAAGCTCTACGGGATGCGTCGTGACGGCACCATTCACGAGTTTGACCTCAACGGCGAGCCGGCCCTGGAGAGAGCAACCATACTCCCCGCCCAAGAGTGCGCGATGTGGCACACCAACTACCTCGTTGACGCGCCatggctaggcggcgacggatGGCTCCTGGTGTGCAGGTACATGAGGGCTGCAAACCTCCAAGTCTACATGGCATGGCGGGCGGACCGGAGCGTGCCCTACGATGGTGTGTGGAACACGCACTTGATCAAGGTGTACCGGGTGGATTCCGCGATGGGGACGGTGGCGGAGATCAAGGACCTTGGCGGCCATCACGCCCTCTTCTTGGGATGCAACAACTCGATCGGCCTCACCGTGGTGGACTGTCCGGGTATCCTGCCCAACCACATCTACTACACTGACAATGAGGAGGATTACGCGCTCAACAAGCCAGAGTGCGCGAGGGATATTGGCGTTTACAACATGGAAGATGGGAGCTTTCATCAGGTCCAGCCTCCTTCCAGTTGGTTGGACTGGCCACTGCCCGTTTGGATTATACCAAGCTTTAATTTGGCAGTACAACACACTAGAACAGGGCAGCTAGCTATAGTTGCATAA
- the LOC102722971 gene encoding uncharacterized protein LOC102722971 — protein MGSHAGPWSNLPADVLITILETLDIGDLVRAGAVCQWWNASSSNVRGQHHLLSRPRTPCLLYTADTGDDPNVASLYSLTDRRSYTVPLPGPHVHRRWLGTSHGWLATTDDDATLHLVNPVTGQQISNLPPVTTVETVRRLFDEDGAVVPGWYVVYPYDWTLRVEPLVNAPMTMTARELSEYLYLRVFLSSDPSDGGDCIVVLLHRPDGQISFARLGDPHWTWIRTPTGNELYVDVAFRADGRKLYGMRRDATIHEFDLNGEPALERATILPAQECAMWHTNYLVDAPWLVGDGWLLVCRYMGAANLQAYTAWLADRSVPYDGVWNTHLIKVYRVDSAAGTVAEIKDLGGHHALILGCNNSFGLAVADCPGILPNHIYYTDNEEQYALYTPECARDIGVYNMGDGSFHQVLPASPWLDWPLPAWIIPSFNLAAHQGS, from the coding sequence ATGGGCAGCCATGCCGGCCCATGGTCGAACTTGCCGGCCGACGTCCTGATCACAATTCTCGAGACGCTAGACATCGGCGACCTcgtccgcgccggcgccgtgtgCCAGTGGTGGAACGCCTCGTCGTCGAACGTCCGTGGCCAgcaccacctcctctcccgccCACGGACGCCCTGCCTGCTCTACACCGCGGACACCGGCGATGACCCCAACGTGGCCAGCCTCTACAGCCTCACCGACCGCCGGTCCTACACCGTGCCGCTCCCGGGCCCCCATGTCCATCGCCGGTGGCTCGGCACCTCCCACGGCTGGCTCGCcaccaccgacgacgacgcaacGCTCCACCTCGTCAACCCCGTCACCGGCCAGCAGATCAGCAACCTCCCCCCGGTGACCACCGTCGAGACGGTGAGGAGACTGTTCGACGAAGATGGCGCCGTCGTCCCGGGCTGGTACGTGGTCTACCCATACGACTGGACGCTGCGGGTGGAGCCACTAGTCAACGCACCCATGACGATGACCGCGCGTGAGCTGTCGGAGTATCTCTACCTCCGTGTCTTCCTCTCCTCAGACCcgtccgacggcggcgactgcATCGTCGTGCTCCTCCACCGTCCCGACGGCCAAATCTCCTTCGCGAGACTGGGCGACCCACACTGGACATGGATACGCACGCCAACCGGAAACGAGCTATACGTTGACGTCGCCTTCAGAGCCGATGGCCGGAAGCTCTACGGGATGCGCCGTGACGCCACCATTCACGAGTTCGACCTCAATGGCGAGCCAGCCCTGGAGAGAGCAACCATACTCCCCGCCCAAGAGTGTGCGATGTGGCACACCAACTACCTCGTCGACGCGCCATGGCTAGTCGGCGACGGATGGCTCCTGGTGTGCAGGTACATGGGGGCAGCAAACCTCCAAGCCTACACGGCATGGCTGGCGGACCGGAGCGTGCCCTACGACGGCGTGTGGAACACGCACTTGATCAAGGTGTACCGGGTGGATTCTGCGGCAGGGACAGTGGCGGAGATCAAGGACCTCGGCGGCCACCACGCCCTCATCTTGGGATGCAACAACTCATTCGGCCTCGCCGTGGCGGATTGTCCGGGGATCCTGCCCAACCACATTTACTACACAGACAACGAGGAGCAATACGCGCTCTACACGCCGGAATGCGCGAGGGACATCGGCGTTTACAACATGGGAGACGGGAGCTTTCATCAGGTCCTGCCTGCTTCCCCGTGGTTGGATTGGCCGCTGCCTGCTTGGATTATCCCAAGCTTTAATTTGGCTGCACACCAGGGCAGCTAG
- the LOC102699418 gene encoding uncharacterized protein LOC102699418, whose protein sequence is MDSHAGPWSDLPADVLITILETLDIGDLVRAGAVCQWWNTSSSYVRGQHHLLSLPLTPCLLYTTADTGDDSNVASLYSLTDHRSYTVPLPGPHVHRRWLGASHGWLATTDDDAALHLVNPVTGQQISNLPPVTTIEMPRANPPMTMTARELSEYIYQRVFLSSDPSDGRDCIVVLLHRPQGQISFARLGDPHWTWIRTPTGNLLCVDVAFRADGRKLYGMRADGTIHEFDLNGEPALERATILPAQECAMWHTNYLVDAPWLGGDGWLLVCRYMGAANLQAYTAWRADRSVPYDDVWNTHLIKVYRVDSAAGTVAEIEDLGGHHALFLGCNNSFGLAVADSPGILPNHIYYTDNEEQYAPECARDIGVYNMEDGSFHQVLPPSLWLDWPLPAWIIPSFILAAQRGSQVSKYSNLHHARKGTVAEYA, encoded by the exons ATGGACAGCCATGCCGGCCCCTGGTCGGACTTGCCGGCCGACGTGCTGATCACAATCCTCGAGACGCTAGACATCGGCGACCTcgtccgcgccggcgccgtctgCCAGTGGTGGAACACCTCGTCGTCGTACGTCCGCGGCCAgcaccacctcctctccctcccactGACGCCCTGCCTGCTCTACACCACCGCGGACACCGGCGACGACTCCAACGTGGCCAGCCTCTACAGCCTCACCGACCACCGGTCCTACACCGTGCCGCTCCCGGGGCCCCATGTCCACCGCCGGTGGCTCGGCGCCTCCCACGGCTGGCTCGCcaccaccgacgacgacgcggcgctCCACCTCGTCAACCCCGTCACCGGCCAGCAGATCAGCAACCTCCCCCCGGTCACCACCATTGAGATG CCGCGGGCCAACCCACCCATGACGATGACCGCGCGCGAGTTGTCGGAGTACATCTACCAACGTGTCTTCCTCTCCTCTGATCCGTCCGACGGCCGCGACTGCATTGTCGTGCTCCTCCACCGTCCCCAGGGCCAGATCTCGTTTGCGAGGCTGGGCGACCCGCACTGGACGTGGATACGTACGCCAACCGGAAACCTGCTATGTGTCGACGTCGCCTTCAGAGCCGACGGCCGGAAGCTCTACGGGATGCGCGCAGACGGCACCATTCACGAGTTCGACCTCAACGGCGAGCCGGCCCTGGAGAGAGCAACCATACTCCCCGCCCAAGAGTGCGCGATGTGGCACACCAACTACCTCGTCGACGCGCCatggctaggcggcgacggatGGCTCCTGGTGTGCAGGTACATGGGGGCAGCAAACCTCCAAGCCTACACGGCATGGCGGGCGGATCGAAGCGTGCCCTACGACGACGTGTGGAACACGCACTTGATCAAGGTGTACCGGGTGGATTCCGCGGCAGGGACGGTGGCGGAGATCGAGGACCTCGGTGGCCACCACGCACTCTTCTTGGGATGCAACAACTCATTCGGCCTCGCCGTGGCGGACAGTCCGGGGATCCTGCCCAACCACATCTATTACACCGATAACGAGGAGCAATACGCGCCGGAATGCGCGAGGGACATCGGTGTTTACAACATGGAAGACGGGAGCTTTCATCAGGTCCTGCCTCCTTCCCTGTGGTTGGATTGGCCGCTGCCCGCTTGGATTATCCCAAGCTTTATTTTGGCTGCACAACGGGGCAGCCAGGTAAGCAAGTACTCCAACCTTCATCATGCAAGAAAAGGGACGGTGGCGGAGTATGCATGA
- the LOC121054775 gene encoding uncharacterized protein LOC121054775: MGLELELSSELAALRPVRVTATRPEGDACAAGSGDARVQEESGPATVRQGGDGGDGGEKDDGTPAESAGCATPTSAASALRPATVCPPAPRKPRPGKRMKRCCCGRPRRSFFPVPHDLAAVFVARAPPATSPPCPPAKKIRVHAVG; this comes from the coding sequence ATGGGGCTCGAGCTCGAGCTGTCGTCGGAATTGGCCGCGCTCCGGCCGGttcgggtgacggcgacgcggccggAGGGCGACGCGTGCGCAGCTGGTAGTGGTGACGCCCGTGTGCAGGAGGAGAGTGGACCGGCCACGGTGCGGCAAGGTGGGGATGGTGGTGACGGTGGCGAGAAGGACGATGGCACGCCGGCCGAATCAGCCGGATGCGCCACGCCGACGTCGGCAGCGAGCGCGCTGCGGCCGGCCACGGTgtgcccgccggcgccgcggaaGCCGAGGCCGGGGAAGAGGATGaagcgctgctgctgcggccggCCACGACGGTCATTCTTCCCGGTGCCGcacgacctcgccgccgtgttcgtggcgcgcgccccgccagccacgtcgccgccgtgccctccGGCCAAGAAGATCCGCGTCCACGCCGTGGGGTGa